In Kangiella koreensis DSM 16069, a single window of DNA contains:
- the recO gene encoding DNA repair protein RecO, with the protein MADSNLTAAFVLHTRPFKETSLIVELFTEESGRVNVLAKGVRGNRKNSNRALLQPFQPIKVSWFGRSELKTLKQVEADGFSHRLNGIASLSALYLNELLLRLFIQWDPHPDIFHFYQTSLQHLQLGDKPNLILREFELELLDVLGYAIDWQHDIYGDAIEENMTYGFIAEQGFIPQLQAPSETWLAEGNIILAVAEHQWHVNGAPALARKVCRLNIDQLLNGKELNSRKLLQQTLAMQS; encoded by the coding sequence ATGGCAGATTCAAACCTTACTGCAGCGTTTGTTTTACATACCAGGCCATTTAAGGAAACTAGCCTGATTGTTGAGTTATTTACAGAAGAGAGTGGTCGGGTAAATGTTTTAGCAAAAGGTGTTCGTGGTAATCGAAAGAATTCAAACCGTGCTTTGCTGCAACCTTTTCAACCGATTAAAGTCAGTTGGTTCGGGCGAAGTGAACTTAAAACCTTAAAGCAGGTTGAAGCAGACGGTTTTTCTCATCGTTTAAATGGCATCGCCAGTCTCTCAGCCTTATACCTTAATGAACTTTTACTGCGCCTATTTATTCAATGGGATCCCCATCCAGATATTTTTCATTTCTATCAAACCAGCCTGCAGCACTTGCAACTGGGGGATAAACCCAATCTGATTTTACGTGAGTTTGAGCTGGAGTTACTGGATGTACTCGGCTACGCAATTGACTGGCAGCATGATATTTATGGTGATGCAATTGAAGAAAATATGACTTATGGGTTTATAGCAGAGCAGGGCTTTATTCCTCAGTTACAGGCTCCCAGCGAAACTTGGCTAGCTGAAGGCAATATTATATTAGCTGTTGCGGAACACCAATGGCATGTTAATGGTGCTCCAGCTTTAGCGCGAAAAGTATGTCGACTCAATATTGATCAGCTGCTAAATGGCAAAGAGCTGAATAGCCGAAAGCTGTTGCAACAAACTCTTGCCATGCAATCTTAG
- the era gene encoding GTPase Era, producing MHENFRCGYAAVLGRPNVGKSTLMNHILGQKVSITSRKPQTTRHRILGIYTDDDAQILFVDTPGIHKNEARSINRYMNRAASSSMVDVDVVIFVIDGTQWTEDDELVLEKLQKTNCKTILFVNKVDKIQDKNQLLPHLAKITERFDFDAVFPGSALRGDNLEPLVKQIKEWLPKGDLFFPEDYVTDRSQRFMAAELIREKLMRSLGEEIPYSSTVEIEQFKTDEKGILHINGLILVERAGQKAIIIGKQGQRLKQIGQDARIDMEELFGSKVFLQLWVKVKDGWADDERALRSLGYDEN from the coding sequence ATGCATGAAAATTTTCGTTGTGGTTATGCCGCTGTTTTAGGACGGCCGAATGTCGGTAAGTCGACTTTGATGAACCATATTCTCGGTCAAAAAGTGAGCATTACTTCAAGAAAACCGCAAACCACTCGCCATCGAATTTTAGGTATATATACCGATGATGATGCGCAAATATTGTTCGTAGATACGCCTGGTATCCATAAGAATGAAGCGCGTTCTATCAACCGTTATATGAATCGAGCTGCTTCCAGTTCAATGGTCGATGTGGACGTGGTTATCTTTGTAATTGACGGCACTCAATGGACAGAAGATGATGAGCTGGTTTTAGAAAAACTTCAGAAGACTAATTGTAAAACTATTCTGTTCGTCAATAAGGTTGATAAAATTCAGGACAAAAATCAGTTATTACCACATCTGGCAAAAATTACAGAACGCTTTGACTTTGATGCCGTGTTTCCCGGATCAGCTTTACGAGGGGATAACCTTGAGCCATTAGTCAAACAAATTAAAGAATGGCTTCCAAAGGGCGACTTATTTTTCCCTGAAGATTATGTGACTGATCGCAGTCAACGATTTATGGCTGCAGAACTCATTCGTGAAAAATTGATGCGCTCTTTAGGAGAAGAAATTCCCTATTCATCTACTGTAGAAATTGAGCAGTTCAAAACTGATGAGAAAGGCATTTTGCACATCAATGGCTTAATTCTGGTTGAAAGAGCCGGGCAAAAAGCGATTATAATCGGCAAACAAGGTCAACGCTTGAAGCAAATCGGTCAAGATGCTCGGATTGATATGGAAGAGTTATTTGGTTCCAAGGTTTTTCTGCAGCTTTGGGTAAAAGTCAAAGACGGTTGGGCCGATGACGAGCGAGCCTTACGCTCTTTGGGTTATGATGAGAATTGA
- the lepA gene encoding translation elongation factor 4: MSYTDYIRNFSIIAHIDHGKSTLSDRLIHACGGLTDREMAEQVLDSMDIERERGITIKAQSVTLNYTAKDGHTYQLNFIDTPGHVDFSYEVSRSLAACEGALLVVDAAQGVEAQTLANCYTAIEQDLEVVPVLNKIDLPAADCDRVIQEIEDIVGIEAMDAVQCSAKTGVGIEELLERIVRDIPPAEGDPDAPLQALIVDSWFDNYLGVVSLVRVMQGTIRKNDKMQVMSTGKSHVVDHVGIFTPKRNDTEILRAGEVGFIIAGIKEIQGAPVGDTITLTKAPAEKPLPGFKKVKPQVYAGLFPVSSDDYESFRDALAKLSLNDASLFYEPENSTALGFGFRCGFLGMLHMEIVQERLEREYNLDLITTAPTVVYEVTTTDGETLYVDNPSKLPPLSNIDEIREPICEANILVPQEHLGSVITLCVEKRGVQTKMHYAGNQVALTYEMPMNEVVLDFFDRLKSVSRGYASLDYSFKRFQADKLVRLDILINGETVDALALIVHKDQAPYKGRDLVEKMKEIIPRQMFEVAIQAAIGNHVIARSTVKALRKNVLAKCYGGDVSRKRKLLEKQKAGKKRMKQVGKVEIPQEAFLAVLHVGKDNK, encoded by the coding sequence ATGTCCTACACCGATTATATTCGTAACTTCTCTATTATTGCCCATATTGATCACGGTAAGTCGACTTTGTCGGATCGTTTGATCCATGCCTGTGGCGGTCTAACTGACAGGGAAATGGCGGAGCAAGTACTGGATTCCATGGATATCGAGCGTGAACGTGGTATTACCATTAAAGCGCAAAGTGTGACGTTGAATTACACCGCTAAAGACGGCCATACCTACCAATTGAACTTTATTGATACGCCTGGACACGTGGACTTCTCCTATGAAGTATCGCGCTCATTGGCGGCCTGTGAAGGTGCTTTGTTGGTGGTGGATGCCGCACAGGGTGTTGAGGCGCAAACACTGGCTAATTGCTACACCGCGATTGAGCAAGATTTGGAAGTAGTGCCTGTATTAAATAAAATTGATTTACCAGCCGCTGACTGTGATCGCGTGATTCAAGAGATTGAAGATATCGTGGGTATCGAAGCGATGGATGCAGTGCAATGCAGTGCTAAAACGGGTGTCGGTATTGAAGAACTGCTGGAACGTATTGTTCGCGATATTCCTCCAGCAGAAGGCGATCCAGATGCACCACTACAGGCTTTGATTGTTGATTCCTGGTTTGATAACTACCTTGGTGTCGTGTCGCTGGTTCGCGTGATGCAGGGTACCATTCGTAAAAATGACAAGATGCAGGTGATGTCGACAGGTAAATCGCATGTGGTTGATCACGTGGGCATATTTACCCCTAAACGCAACGATACCGAGATTTTACGTGCTGGAGAAGTGGGTTTTATTATTGCCGGTATCAAGGAAATCCAAGGGGCACCAGTGGGTGATACCATCACTCTGACCAAAGCCCCAGCTGAAAAACCACTACCAGGGTTTAAGAAAGTTAAACCGCAGGTTTATGCCGGTCTATTCCCCGTTAGTTCAGATGACTATGAGTCTTTCCGTGATGCCTTGGCCAAATTAAGTTTGAATGATGCCTCATTGTTTTATGAGCCAGAAAACTCGACTGCACTGGGTTTTGGTTTCCGTTGTGGCTTCTTGGGCATGCTGCACATGGAGATCGTTCAAGAGCGTTTAGAGCGCGAGTATAATCTTGATTTGATTACCACAGCGCCAACGGTAGTCTATGAAGTGACAACTACTGATGGCGAAACATTGTATGTGGATAATCCTTCCAAATTACCGCCGCTATCGAATATTGACGAAATTCGAGAACCTATTTGCGAAGCCAATATTTTAGTACCACAAGAGCATTTGGGCAGTGTCATAACCCTTTGTGTCGAAAAGCGTGGTGTGCAAACCAAAATGCATTATGCTGGAAACCAGGTTGCTCTAACTTATGAGATGCCGATGAATGAGGTGGTGCTCGACTTTTTCGACAGGCTAAAGTCGGTCAGCCGTGGTTATGCATCACTGGACTACAGCTTCAAAAGATTCCAGGCTGATAAGCTCGTACGTTTGGATATTCTCATTAATGGTGAAACGGTTGATGCCTTGGCATTGATCGTGCATAAGGACCAGGCTCCTTATAAAGGACGCGATCTAGTCGAGAAGATGAAGGAAATCATTCCTCGTCAAATGTTTGAAGTGGCCATTCAGGCTGCGATTGGAAATCATGTTATTGCACGCTCGACGGTCAAAGCTTTGCGTAAAAACGTATTGGCAAAGTGTTATGGTGGTGACGTGTCGCGTAAGCGTAAACTATTGGAAAAACAGAAGGCCGGTAAAAAACGCATGAAGCAGGTGGGTAAAGTAGAAATCCCACAAGAGGCTTTCCTTGCGGTTCTGCATGTCGGCAAAGACAACAAATAA
- a CDS encoding trypsin-like peptidase domain-containing protein, producing the protein MMLKRFYSSGLILLLVFLASSLSVPARASFPEFTELVEKVQPSVVSIQVDVVRWGRTAGRSGGSGFIVDDEGYILTNHHVIDNGSKVTVKLFNGREFEAEVVGSDANTDVALLKIEPGKQKLNPLKLGTSEVLKVGEWVLAFGAPFNLEQTVTAGIVSAKGRGEVGSQYVPFIQTDVAINRGNSGGPLINLEGEVVGINSMIFNPMVSSGLSFSIPIDLVNNVRQQLLESGVVNRGYLGVQFGPVDQDKADAFGLKEVGGSLVTRIYPDSAAEKAKLQEGDVVVAVDGKPVRKAQDLPYYIGQKMPGDKAQLKIVRNGKERDVEAVLTDGAGRIVSVDNGSNQLGIRVQALRDDLQEAYGVRHGVVVSEVMDKSPAAEAGIQNGDIIQKLHRTPIRSMDDYQAALADLPERGKVAVLVVRPGRGSDFLVIQL; encoded by the coding sequence ATGATGCTAAAGCGTTTTTATTCGAGTGGACTAATTCTTTTGTTGGTTTTTCTGGCTAGCTCATTGAGTGTACCGGCTAGAGCTTCCTTTCCTGAATTCACTGAGCTGGTTGAAAAAGTTCAGCCCAGCGTGGTCAGTATTCAGGTCGATGTTGTTCGATGGGGGCGAACGGCCGGACGTTCCGGTGGTTCCGGTTTTATTGTCGATGACGAAGGCTATATTCTGACTAATCATCATGTGATTGATAATGGTAGCAAGGTCACCGTTAAACTGTTTAATGGTCGCGAGTTCGAAGCTGAGGTGGTTGGTAGTGATGCCAATACCGATGTTGCCTTGTTGAAAATTGAGCCCGGCAAGCAAAAACTAAACCCCCTTAAATTGGGTACTTCAGAAGTACTCAAAGTAGGTGAGTGGGTGCTTGCATTTGGTGCGCCCTTTAACCTTGAACAGACAGTTACAGCAGGAATCGTTAGTGCGAAAGGTCGGGGCGAAGTAGGCTCTCAGTATGTGCCTTTTATTCAAACTGACGTTGCTATAAATCGTGGCAACTCAGGCGGACCATTGATCAACCTGGAGGGCGAGGTAGTCGGCATTAATTCAATGATTTTTAACCCTATGGTTAGTTCGGGCCTGTCTTTCTCAATCCCTATCGACTTAGTGAATAATGTACGTCAGCAATTGCTGGAAAGTGGGGTCGTTAACCGTGGTTACTTAGGTGTCCAGTTCGGTCCAGTCGACCAAGATAAAGCTGATGCTTTCGGTCTCAAAGAGGTGGGAGGTTCGTTAGTGACTCGCATTTACCCTGATTCAGCCGCAGAAAAGGCTAAACTGCAGGAAGGTGATGTGGTAGTTGCTGTCGATGGTAAACCGGTACGTAAAGCACAAGACTTGCCGTATTACATTGGACAGAAGATGCCGGGGGATAAAGCTCAGTTAAAGATAGTGCGTAACGGTAAAGAACGCGATGTTGAAGCAGTGCTTACTGACGGTGCTGGTCGTATCGTCAGTGTTGATAACGGAAGCAATCAGCTCGGTATTCGAGTGCAAGCGTTACGTGATGATTTGCAGGAAGCTTATGGCGTTCGTCATGGCGTGGTGGTTAGCGAAGTGATGGATAAGAGTCCGGCTGCAGAAGCAGGGATTCAGAACGGTGATATCATTCAGAAGCTGCATCGAACTCCTATTCGTTCAATGGATGATTATCAGGCCGCATTGGCAGATTTGCCGGAGCGAGGTAAAGTCGCTGTGCTGGTGGTCAGACCGGGGCGCGGCAGTGACTTCCTGGTGATTCAGTTATAA
- the rnc gene encoding ribonuclease III, with product MSQKKLLIERLCNRLGYQFSDPSLLKLALTHRSGANKHNERLEFLGDAILGMVIAEYLFTHLKKADEGQLTRLRASLVKGKTLAEIAKEIELGECLYLGEGELKSGGFRRASILADALEAIIGAVYQDSGFEVAKTIILTLYQKRLQNIDLKAVHKDPKTELQEWLQSRKLPLPDYELLKVTGDPHKQTFDVACILAEKKVRTHGSGSSRRNAEQQAAEKALAIILDGN from the coding sequence ATGAGTCAAAAAAAACTGTTAATAGAACGCTTGTGTAATCGTCTTGGCTATCAATTCAGTGATCCCTCTCTTTTAAAGTTAGCGCTGACTCATCGAAGTGGCGCTAACAAACATAACGAACGGCTCGAGTTTCTTGGCGATGCTATTCTTGGCATGGTGATTGCCGAATATCTATTTACTCACTTGAAAAAAGCTGATGAAGGACAACTGACGCGTTTAAGAGCAAGTTTGGTTAAAGGTAAAACTTTGGCTGAAATAGCCAAAGAGATCGAGTTGGGTGAGTGTTTATATTTGGGTGAAGGCGAACTGAAGAGTGGGGGCTTTCGCCGAGCTTCGATCCTTGCTGATGCCTTGGAAGCGATTATTGGTGCGGTTTATCAAGACTCAGGATTTGAAGTTGCAAAGACGATTATTTTAACCCTCTATCAAAAAAGACTACAGAATATTGATCTGAAAGCGGTACACAAGGATCCAAAAACAGAATTACAAGAATGGCTCCAGTCTCGAAAGCTTCCTCTGCCTGACTACGAATTACTGAAGGTGACAGGTGACCCACATAAGCAAACATTTGATGTGGCCTGTATCTTAGCAGAGAAAAAAGTTAGAACTCATGGCTCGGGCTCGAGCCGTCGCAATGCCGAACAACAAGCGGCAGAAAAAGCGTTAGCAATCATATTAGATGGTAATTAG
- a CDS encoding DUF4845 domain-containing protein, which translates to MLNRRHQDGMTGAGWVIVLAIVLFFMFMLIKLTPAYLEYFSIKSSMASVAEQNVGNSSTGEIRRLLAGRLNINEVKSIKASDAQVKDITGGRALYVKYERRIPLFGNISALLEFENEVPLN; encoded by the coding sequence ATGCTGAATAGAAGACATCAAGATGGTATGACAGGTGCAGGTTGGGTCATAGTATTGGCCATTGTCCTGTTTTTTATGTTTATGTTAATTAAATTAACGCCTGCTTATCTAGAGTATTTTAGCATCAAAAGTTCAATGGCATCAGTGGCAGAGCAGAATGTAGGTAACAGTTCTACTGGAGAAATTAGACGTTTACTTGCAGGGCGTTTAAATATTAATGAAGTAAAATCGATTAAAGCTTCAGATGCTCAGGTGAAAGATATTACTGGCGGCCGCGCACTCTATGTCAAGTATGAGCGCCGTATTCCTTTGTTTGGAAACATCAGTGCTTTGCTTGAGTTTGAAAATGAAGTGCCCCTCAATTAG
- the rpoE gene encoding RNA polymerase sigma factor RpoE — MSGPDLDSELVKRVQEGDKSAFDMLVKKYQHKIMNLISRYVRDSHEVADISQEAFIKAYRALPGFRGDSAFYTWLYRIAINTAKNHLVSKGRRPPGSDIDSVDAEQYEGGDALRDTGSPERIMFRDEIQTIIFKTIDELPEDLKAAITLREMDGLSYEEIAEVMDCPVGTVRSRIFRARDAIDQKIAPLLEQSWRS, encoded by the coding sequence ATGTCTGGGCCTGATTTAGACTCAGAGTTAGTTAAGCGTGTTCAAGAAGGCGATAAGAGTGCTTTCGATATGCTGGTCAAGAAATACCAGCATAAAATCATGAATTTAATATCCCGCTATGTCAGAGACAGTCATGAGGTGGCGGATATTTCACAAGAGGCTTTTATTAAAGCTTACCGTGCCTTGCCTGGTTTTCGTGGCGATAGTGCTTTTTATACCTGGCTGTACCGGATTGCGATTAATACCGCAAAAAATCATCTGGTATCAAAAGGGCGTAGGCCTCCTGGCAGTGATATTGACTCGGTAGATGCCGAACAATACGAAGGTGGCGATGCTTTGCGCGACACTGGAAGTCCAGAGCGGATCATGTTCCGCGATGAGATTCAGACGATAATTTTCAAAACCATTGACGAATTACCGGAAGATTTGAAGGCCGCAATTACCCTTAGAGAGATGGATGGTTTGAGTTACGAGGAAATTGCTGAGGTAATGGATTGTCCGGTCGGTACTGTGCGTTCACGCATTTTCCGTGCTCGTGACGCGATTGACCAAAAAATTGCTCCGCTTCTGGAACAGAGTTGGCGTTCCTAG
- the nadB gene encoding L-aspartate oxidase has product MKNTINTTQHTTDVLVIGSGAAGLSVALRLAHLGKITVLSKAEVTEGSTFYAQGGIAAVLDESDSVDSHVEDTLIAGAGLCDEKAVRYTVEHSREAIEWLIERGVMFSKEAEQYHLTREGGHSKRRIIHSDDATGKAVSTTLVSAVLNEPNIHILEHYIAVDMITSQKLGKTDNRCHGAYVLNLKKDRVETISARFVVLATGGASKVYLYTSNPDVASGDGIAMAWRAGCSVANLEFNQFHPTCLYHPQARSFLISEALRGEGAVLLRPNGERFMPEYDERAELAPRDIVARTIDHEIKKHGIECVYLDISHKDEDFIKSHFPTIYSRCLEFGLDITKDAIPVVPAAHYTCGGVRVDLNSRTDVDGLYAIGEVACTGLHGANRMASNSLLECLVFAQSAANDIESQWDPSQSPPELPPWDESQVTDSDEEVVLSHNWHELRQLMWDYVGIVRTDKRLQRALRRIELLKQEIHEYYSNFKVSNDLIELRNLVVVAELIIRCAMQRKESRGLHYTLDYPELADKAVDSSLKPPVQD; this is encoded by the coding sequence ATGAAAAACACAATTAATACTACTCAGCACACTACAGATGTATTGGTTATTGGTAGCGGTGCTGCCGGTTTGTCAGTCGCTTTACGATTGGCTCACTTGGGCAAAATCACTGTTCTCAGCAAAGCTGAAGTCACCGAGGGCTCAACATTTTATGCCCAGGGCGGCATTGCCGCAGTACTGGATGAAAGCGATAGTGTTGACTCTCATGTTGAGGATACCCTGATTGCTGGCGCAGGTCTGTGTGATGAAAAAGCCGTTCGCTATACCGTGGAACATTCGCGCGAAGCCATTGAGTGGCTGATTGAACGCGGCGTCATGTTCAGTAAAGAAGCTGAACAATACCACCTCACTCGCGAAGGTGGCCATAGCAAACGCCGCATTATCCATTCCGATGATGCTACTGGTAAAGCCGTTTCAACGACATTAGTTTCGGCAGTGCTTAACGAACCCAATATCCATATCCTCGAACATTATATCGCCGTTGATATGATTACCAGTCAAAAGCTTGGGAAAACCGATAATCGCTGTCATGGCGCTTATGTACTCAATCTTAAAAAAGATCGTGTCGAAACCATCAGTGCGCGCTTTGTGGTATTGGCCACAGGCGGAGCCAGCAAGGTTTATCTTTATACCTCCAACCCTGATGTCGCCAGTGGCGATGGCATTGCCATGGCCTGGCGTGCAGGCTGTAGCGTTGCCAACCTGGAGTTTAACCAGTTTCATCCAACTTGCCTTTATCATCCTCAGGCTCGCAGTTTTCTGATCAGCGAAGCCTTACGCGGTGAGGGAGCGGTATTGCTGCGCCCTAATGGCGAACGCTTTATGCCGGAATATGATGAGCGAGCAGAGCTGGCACCTAGAGACATTGTCGCGCGCACCATTGACCATGAAATCAAAAAACATGGTATTGAGTGTGTCTATCTCGATATCTCTCACAAAGATGAAGACTTTATCAAAAGCCATTTCCCGACTATTTATTCGCGCTGCCTGGAGTTTGGCCTTGATATTACTAAAGATGCCATTCCTGTGGTTCCCGCAGCGCATTACACCTGCGGTGGCGTACGCGTCGATCTCAATAGCCGCACCGATGTGGATGGCTTGTATGCAATCGGTGAAGTGGCCTGTACCGGCCTGCATGGGGCTAATCGCATGGCCAGTAACTCCTTACTAGAGTGTCTGGTGTTTGCTCAGTCAGCCGCCAATGACATTGAATCACAATGGGATCCCAGCCAGTCACCGCCAGAATTGCCTCCTTGGGATGAAAGCCAGGTTACTGATTCTGATGAGGAAGTTGTACTCAGCCATAACTGGCACGAACTACGCCAATTGATGTGGGACTATGTGGGTATTGTACGAACAGATAAGCGCCTGCAAAGAGCACTTAGACGCATAGAGTTGTTGAAGCAGGAAATCCACGAATACTACAGCAACTTCAAAGTCAGTAATGATCTGATTGAGTTGCGCAATCTGGTGGTAGTTGCCGAGCTCATCATACGATGCGCCATGCAACGCAAAGAAAGCCGTGGCCTGCATTACACTTTAGACTATCCAGAACTTGCTGACAAAGCTGTAGACTCTAGCTTGAAGCCACCCGTTCAGGATTAA
- the lepB gene encoding signal peptidase I produces the protein MIYYDFGFYLLLATLVTGVVTLIDKLKWRKEREAKGIEYDEKGNEKMPMLIDISRSFFPIILVVFLLRSFLFEPYRIPSGSMNPGLYDGDFILVNKFSYGIRMPGFNTTIIPTGSPKRGEVVVFHPPHEPQTAYIKRVIGEPGDRLEWDRGVLTITPTCDDGEVCQPIVIRSELVSDEAPELVPQAEVFDLYDESLGDNSYQVLYLDPRARARQSLKQSWSTVVPQNKYFVMGDNRDSSMDSRYWEFVEEEALIGRAAYKWLFLEFTDEPVIFGKKLPKGVSFARVGSIE, from the coding sequence ATGATTTACTACGATTTCGGATTTTATCTGCTATTAGCAACCTTGGTAACAGGTGTTGTTACTTTGATTGATAAGCTTAAATGGCGCAAGGAGCGTGAAGCGAAAGGTATCGAGTATGATGAAAAAGGCAACGAAAAGATGCCAATGCTTATTGATATCAGCCGCTCGTTTTTTCCGATTATTTTGGTCGTATTCTTGCTAAGGTCTTTTCTGTTTGAGCCTTACCGTATCCCTTCGGGTAGTATGAATCCCGGACTCTATGACGGTGACTTTATTCTGGTCAATAAATTTTCTTATGGCATTCGTATGCCGGGCTTCAATACCACTATCATTCCTACAGGCTCACCAAAACGTGGTGAGGTGGTGGTATTTCATCCTCCACATGAACCACAAACAGCTTATATCAAGCGTGTTATTGGCGAACCGGGTGATCGGTTAGAGTGGGATCGCGGTGTTTTGACCATAACTCCAACTTGTGATGATGGAGAGGTATGCCAGCCTATTGTGATTCGTTCAGAGCTTGTATCGGATGAAGCGCCGGAGCTGGTTCCACAGGCCGAAGTTTTTGATTTGTATGACGAAAGCCTGGGCGACAATAGTTATCAGGTTCTTTATCTTGACCCGCGGGCACGTGCCAGACAAAGCCTCAAGCAGTCGTGGTCAACGGTAGTGCCTCAAAACAAGTATTTTGTTATGGGTGATAACCGAGACTCAAGTATGGACTCGCGATACTGGGAGTTTGTTGAGGAAGAAGCATTGATTGGTCGAGCAGCTTATAAATGGTTGTTTTTGGAGTTCACAGATGAGCCAGTAATATTTGGCAAAAAGTTACCAAAAGGCGTATCTTTTGCTAGAGTAGGTTCTATTGAATAA
- a CDS encoding sigma-E factor negative regulatory protein, whose amino-acid sequence MLDKNDLDKGAAKSLDKQSVSACVDSELEAFATESSFAFESEEMQLWSRYHLIGQVMRDEAQHLDMDISSRINEQIDKEPVYTASPTKPKSNVIRFPTNPFKQLAGYAIAASVALVVLFNVGTQSQVDSQATTLAAVSNTNSQASGNAMTTNTQASNLSMAERQELQTIHDMFLKHESLSHSSLLPSVQVVSNQKVIPVSVPMLAEQTLPQESMLQGQPAPEVKESEQEGAQ is encoded by the coding sequence ATGTTGGATAAAAACGATTTAGATAAAGGCGCTGCCAAAAGCCTTGATAAGCAAAGCGTGTCCGCATGTGTGGATAGCGAGCTTGAAGCTTTTGCTACTGAAAGCAGCTTTGCCTTTGAGTCTGAAGAAATGCAGCTATGGAGCCGATATCATTTAATTGGCCAGGTAATGCGTGATGAGGCTCAGCATTTGGACATGGATATTTCCAGTCGAATTAATGAGCAAATTGATAAGGAACCAGTTTATACAGCAAGTCCGACTAAACCAAAGTCCAACGTTATTAGATTCCCAACCAATCCATTCAAGCAATTAGCAGGCTATGCTATCGCTGCCTCAGTGGCCTTGGTGGTACTTTTCAACGTGGGAACTCAATCGCAAGTCGATTCACAGGCAACGACTTTAGCAGCTGTCAGCAATACCAATTCTCAAGCTTCTGGTAACGCTATGACTACAAATACACAGGCTTCCAACTTGAGTATGGCTGAACGTCAAGAATTACAGACGATTCATGATATGTTTTTGAAGCATGAGTCTTTGTCACATTCTAGTTTGTTACCCAGCGTACAAGTGGTTAGTAACCAGAAAGTGATTCCGGTCAGTGTGCCTATGTTAGCTGAACAGACGTTGCCTCAAGAGTCTATGCTACAAGGCCAACCAGCGCCAGAAGTCAAAGAATCTGAGCAAGAGGGAGCTCAATAA
- a CDS encoding SoxR reducing system RseC family protein, translated as MLTELGHVVAKEKDTVWVQTQSRTGCSSCQVNSVCGSGIVSKAFSHKVFITPLKNHINANIDDEVEVGIPEDLVVRASFMVYLVPLISMIIALLVWQFLLTNPSELSSILAAVAGLAIGFVITHFYSRSAAEKGQTEPVLLRIVKRPIAVKQIETTLD; from the coding sequence ATGTTGACAGAACTTGGTCACGTGGTGGCTAAAGAGAAGGATACTGTCTGGGTGCAAACACAGAGTAGAACTGGCTGTTCAAGCTGCCAGGTGAATTCGGTTTGTGGCAGTGGTATTGTTAGCAAAGCGTTTTCCCATAAAGTGTTTATCACCCCCTTGAAAAATCACATCAATGCCAATATAGATGATGAAGTAGAAGTTGGAATTCCTGAAGATTTGGTGGTTCGAGCTTCTTTTATGGTGTATCTGGTGCCGCTGATTAGCATGATCATTGCTTTGCTGGTTTGGCAGTTCTTGCTCACTAACCCTTCTGAGTTGAGCTCTATTCTCGCTGCCGTAGCTGGCCTGGCAATTGGTTTTGTGATTACTCACTTCTACAGTAGATCTGCGGCTGAAAAAGGTCAAACAGAGCCGGTTCTGTTAAGAATTGTAAAGAGACCGATTGCGGTGAAACAAATCGAAACAACCCTCGACTAA